Proteins from one Camelina sativa cultivar DH55 chromosome 8, Cs, whole genome shotgun sequence genomic window:
- the LOC104708132 gene encoding protein BOLA2 — protein MVTKEQVEASLTSKLNPIHLEVIDISGGCGASFEIEVVSEQFEGKRLLERHRMVNAALEEEMKEIHALSIKKAQTPQQWKPSQDSATPSKDA, from the exons atggtgacGAAGGAGCAAGTGGAAGCTTCATTGACTTCGAAACTTAACCCTATTCATCTC GAAGTCATTGACATATCTGGAGG ATGTGGTGCAAGTTTTGAGATAGAGGTTGTCTCTGAACAGTTTGAAGGGAAGAGATTGTTGGAGAGGCACCGTATGGTGAATGCTGCacttgaagaagaaatgaagGAGATTCATGCGCTTTCTATCAAGAAAGCTCAGACTCCACAACAATGGAAGCCATCACAAGACTCTGCAACTCCATCCAAAGACGCTTGA
- the LOC104708133 gene encoding probable plastid-lipid-associated protein 7, chloroplastic isoform X1, protein MSSKLIQPPTSIAASGRAISTRTPNAKVLVSFSNHNGKTMSFSDNPIRLRPMFIGKVTEQSSSCSSTNEQQEEEEVRTVSQIKEELYEALKGINRGIFGVKSDNKAEVEGLVKLLECRNPTPKPTGELDKIGGCWRLIYSTITVLGSKRTKLGLRDFVSLGDLLQQIDIAQGKTVHVLKFDVRGLNLLDGEFRIVASFKISSKTSVEITYESSTIKPDQLMNIFRKNMDLLLGIFNPEGLFEISYLDEDIQVGRDGKGNVFVLERTE, encoded by the exons ATGTCGAGTAAGCTTATCCAGCCACCAACATCAATAGCAGCCTCAGGAAGAGCAATCTCAACAAGAACACCAAACGCGAAGGTGTTAGTTTCTTTCAGCAATCACAATGGCAAAACGATGAGTTTTAGTGACAACCCAATTCGTCTCAGACCCATGTTCATCGGCAAAGTCACAGAACAGAGCAGCTCTTGTTCCTCCACAAacgaacaacaagaagaagaagaagtaagaacaGTTTCACAGATTAAAGAAGAGCTCTACGAAGCTCTTAAAGGGATAAACAGAGGTATATTCGGAGTTAAATCGGATAACAAAGCAGAGGTCGAAGGGTTGGTGAAGCTTCTTGAATGTAGGAATCCGACGCCAAAGCCGACCGGAGAGCTAGACAAGATCGGAGGTTGTTGGAGACTCATTTACAGTACAATCACTGTGTTGGGTTCTAAAAGAACCAAATTGGGTCTTCGAGATTTCGTCTCTCTCGGTGATCTTCTTCAACAGATCGACATTGCTCAG GGCAAAACGGTCCATGTGTTGAAATTTGATGTCCGGGGACTGAATCTACTCGACGGCGAGTTTAGAATCGTCGCTTCTTTCAAGATCTCATCCAAAACG AGTGTTGAGATAACTTATGAAAGCTCAACGATCAAGCCAGACCAG TTGATGAACATTTTCAGGAAAAACATGGATCTTCTTTTGGGGATCTTCAACCCTGAAGGATTATTTGAGATTTC ATATTTAGATGAAGATATACAAGTAGGGAGAGATGGGAAAGGaaatgtatttgttttagaGAGAACAGAGTAA
- the LOC104708133 gene encoding probable plastid-lipid-associated protein 7, chloroplastic isoform X2: MSSKLIQPPTSIAASGRAISTRTPNAKVLVSFSNHNGKTMSFSDNPIRLRPMFIGKVTEQSSSCSSTNEQQEEEEVRTVSQIKEELYEALKGINRGIFGVKSDNKAEVEGLVKLLECRNPTPKPTGELDKIGGCWRLIYSTITVLGSKRTKLGLRDFVSLGDLLQQIDIAQGKTVHVLKFDVRGLNLLDGEFRIVASFKISSKTSVEITYESSTIKPDQEKHGSSFGDLQP; this comes from the exons ATGTCGAGTAAGCTTATCCAGCCACCAACATCAATAGCAGCCTCAGGAAGAGCAATCTCAACAAGAACACCAAACGCGAAGGTGTTAGTTTCTTTCAGCAATCACAATGGCAAAACGATGAGTTTTAGTGACAACCCAATTCGTCTCAGACCCATGTTCATCGGCAAAGTCACAGAACAGAGCAGCTCTTGTTCCTCCACAAacgaacaacaagaagaagaagaagtaagaacaGTTTCACAGATTAAAGAAGAGCTCTACGAAGCTCTTAAAGGGATAAACAGAGGTATATTCGGAGTTAAATCGGATAACAAAGCAGAGGTCGAAGGGTTGGTGAAGCTTCTTGAATGTAGGAATCCGACGCCAAAGCCGACCGGAGAGCTAGACAAGATCGGAGGTTGTTGGAGACTCATTTACAGTACAATCACTGTGTTGGGTTCTAAAAGAACCAAATTGGGTCTTCGAGATTTCGTCTCTCTCGGTGATCTTCTTCAACAGATCGACATTGCTCAG GGCAAAACGGTCCATGTGTTGAAATTTGATGTCCGGGGACTGAATCTACTCGACGGCGAGTTTAGAATCGTCGCTTCTTTCAAGATCTCATCCAAAACG AGTGTTGAGATAACTTATGAAAGCTCAACGATCAAGCCAGACCAG GAAAAACATGGATCTTCTTTTGGGGATCTTCAACCCTGA